In the Salvelinus namaycush isolate Seneca chromosome 35, SaNama_1.0, whole genome shotgun sequence genome, one interval contains:
- the LOC120029669 gene encoding dickkopf-related protein 1-like: MAIDTIQSLSCSTDDECGDHGLCVVSRGACLPCKRRRKRCIRDTMCCPGNQCSNGVCLPGDPDMVQHIRMEDIVPLSNTQEKNSTVELNSKLPTQDLSQTPKGLEGKHCLRSSDCTEGLCCARHFWSKICKPVLKDGQVCTKHKRKGTQGLEIFQRCDCGDGLSCRTQRGEHNSKATRSLHTCQRH, translated from the exons ATGGCAATTGATACCATACAG TCTTTGAGTTGCTCCACGGATGACGAGTGCGGTGACCATGGTTTATGCGTTGTGTCCCGAGGCGCCTGTCTCCCGTGCAAGAGGCGCAGGAAGCGCTGTATCCGGGACACTATGTGTTGCCCGGGCAACCAGTGCAGCAATG GTGTGTGTTTACCCGGCGATCCTGACATGGTTCAGCACATCAGAATGGAGGACATAGTGCCACTCAGCAATACACAGGAGAAAAACTCTACAGTGGAACTGAACTCCAAGTTGCCCACACAAGATCTTTCACAAACCCCAAAAG GTCTGGAAGGAAAGCACTGCCTGAGGTCTTCAGATTGCACAGAGGGACTTTGCTGTGCGCGTCATTTCTGGTCCAAGATCTGCAAGCCAGTGTTGAAAGACGGTCAGGTCTGCACCAAGCACAAAAGGAAAGGCACCCAAGGTTTAGAGATATTCCAGCGGTGTGACTGTGGAGACGGTTTGTCCTGCAGAACACAGAGAGGGGAGCACAACAGCAAGGCAACTCGAAGTCTGCACACTTGCCAAAGACATTGA